In the genome of Flavobacteriales bacterium, the window ATGAGTCCCGTTCCGCTCCGGTGGGGGGTATAGGTATCCATATAATGCAGAATGATGATTGGTAAAATAAAAATCATGTAATAAAAAGGCATAAACAGTATCATTCCCATAGAAGAATTCAACATTTTCATTGGCCATTTCATTGCCATTTTCCATGCCAGTTTTCCGGGAACTCCGTAAGAATAGTGAACCTTCACCTTACAAAATCCTGCCGCCTTTAACTTCTCTTTAATTTCCTGCGCCGAATAACCATTACGTACATGTTCGCTGATAAAGCTCGCACCGTTGTTGTTTTTAACGTCGCTCCCACCTAAATCACTCGGTGTGGAAATCAATAACACACCCCCGGTTTTGAGCGATTCGTAAAAATGTGAAAACACCCTGCGATCATCTTCGATGTGTTCCATTACATCCACCGACAATATCAAATTGAATGCTTCTTTTTGTTCAAACTCCAATAAATCTTCTGACCGGAAAAAAACATGGGGTTTATTTTGCGAGCGGAAAAAATCATTGCAGTCGGCCACATAATCGCGTTTTACATCTACGCCTAATATGCTCCATTTTCTTCCTTGTTTACTCATAAACCAGGAGTACTGTCCGAACCCTGAACCCGCATCAAGAATATGCACGGCGGAAGGCGCCGAACGTTTCCATTTTCTGATTTCTCGGTGAATGTGCCATGAGCGCAATAAAAGCGTGTCCAGAATCTTATAGAATAATCTTCTGGCAAATGGTCCCTGATTAAAAAAGGCTCCTAAGGAATTCTTTATCGGATCGTAATCCATGTCTATTTCTTCAGCAGGCGATCAATCTCTTGGGCATAGTTAATGGAGTCATCCAGATAAAATGCCAATTCAGGAACTACTCTTAACTGCTTACCGGTTTCTTGTCCGATTTTATACCTTATCTCTTTAGTCTGGGAAACAATAAAACGGAAAACTTCTTCTCTCGGCGGACCCCCATAAATACTGATGTAAACCTTGGCCATGGCCAGATCCGGCGACATCCGGACAACAGTTACCGTAATCATTGAACCACCGAAGTAAGTAACACTTTCCCGCTGGAAAAATGTACCCAATTCCTTTTGCAACAATGCTGCAACTTTTTGCTGACGGATAGTACTCATTAGACTGCAAAGTTAATTCTTTCCTGAATACAGAAAGCGAATGACTAGCGGAATCGGGAAAGAAGTTTTTTATAACCCTTTTGTACGATAAAATTGATACGTCGGAATACACTTTTTGGTTTATCATCTATTCCCGAACGGAACATTCCATTATGAGAACCCTGCTCTGCTACGGTTGGTTCCGACCAATACAGTGTTATTCCCAGTTCATTCACCATGTTGCCCATCCACCAGTCGACCGGTACCTCCATCGCTTGTTCAAGGAATCGACGGTATAACAATCCCGCAGCTTCTTTGCTCAAATAATAGGCGCCTGCACAGCGCGGATTTTTTGCCGGATATAAATATTGTCCTTCGATTTTCTGAGAAGAAGGGATAAAGGTTAACAATGAATTTTCGAGCGAAATAAAAACCTTTGATTTATTTTCATTTACCTTTTGCTCTGCCTCCAGAATAAACCGGTTGATCCAGCTGTTAAAATCGGCATGAAGCACCATGTCATCCTCAAAAATAACAGCTCCTTTTGCGTCCGACTCCATTACATTTTTCCAGGCCTGTATATGCTTCATTGCACAGGAAACCGCAGGCTGAATACCTTCCATTTCTTTGGTAAAATGGGCTGCGATATAGGCAGGATCTAATTCGGACATATCGTGTTCGAGGACCCATTGAAAGTTGATCTTCAAATCATCGAGTTGGGTTTGCATAAATCGTTCACGGTCCTCATACCCCGCTTTTACGTGAAGGACAAAATATAAAATGGAGCGATTTTCTTGCATTGCACAAATGTAGGGAGAAAAGTCCAAGGATAAATTGAGTATCTTGCACCGTCATTACCCAATGAAATTACTTAAGCGCTTATTATTTTACGCCCGGCCTTATCATCATTATTTGCCGGAAAATCTGATTTACACCTTTTTCGGGATAGTATTCGGTTTGCTTAATTTTACCATGCTCATTCCCTTGCTCAACCTTTTATTTGGCACAGCACAGGAATTAGCTCCCGCTCCGGATTTACCCGAGTTTTCATTTAGCATCAGTTACCTCAGCACCCTCTTCAATCATTATTTCCTTTCCATTGCGCACGAAAGCGGAAAAATGGATGCTCTGGGTTTTGTTTGCATCATCATTGGAATTAGCACTTTGCTGGCCAACTTTTTCAGGTACATGGCCATTCGGGTCTTGGTTCGACTTAAACTCTCCATGCTGCAAAAAATACGAATTGCGCTATACGATAAATTATCCGAACAAAGTTTATCCTTTTTTAACCGGAGAAAAAAAGGCGATTTGTTAAGCACGGTTACCAACGATGTACAGGAAATTGAATTTTCGGTAATCAGTTCGTTTCAAACCTTAATGCGCGATCCCTTTATTATATTATCCTACTTCCTGGCCTTATTTTATATTTCGCCATCGCTCACCCTGTTCACTTTATTTTTCTTTCCTGTATCGGGACTAATTATTTCTCAAATTTCGAAGCGACTCAAAAAGAAAGGCTATTTTTCGCAGGAACTTTTAGGTAAAATATTACATACAACCGACGAAACTTTAATTGGAATTAAAATCATCCAAGCCTTTCGTGCGGGCGGATTATTTCGCGAAAATTTCAGAAAACTAAATGGCGATTTTACGCGCAATTCCAAATCATTATTCAACCAACGCGAAATGGCATCTCCCATTTCTGAATTGCTGGGAGTAACGGTGATTATTGTGGTGGTTATGTACGGCGGACATTTAGTCTTAGAAGGCGAATTGGGAGGTTCAACCTTTATCACTTACCTCGCCTTGTATTCGCAAATTCTGCAACCTGCAAAAAACCTTGGAACGGCCATTACGAATATGCAGCGCGGATTAGTTTCTGCAGAACGAATTTTCGAAATACTGGATGCACCGGTTGCCATTAAAGACAAAAACGACGCACAACCTATTAGCGGTTTCCATCACTCCGTGAAGTTTAATCAGGTAAGTTTTGCTTACGACGAGAAAGAAGTGATACGGAATGTGTCGTTCGAAATTGAAAAAGGAAAAATGATTGCGCTGGTTGGACGAAGCGGATCGGGTAAATCGACCCTGGCAGATTTGCTCTTGCGTTTTCAGGACTGCAAAAGCGGATCGGTTACCATTGATGGAGTAGATTTGCGCGACATTCAACTGGATAGTTTGCGTGCACAGATCGGATTGGTTAACCAGGAACCCATTCTGTTTAATGATTCCATTTTTAACAACATCACCATGGGTGCAGCAGGTGCCGATCCGGAAAAAGTAAAAGCGGCTGCTATTTCTGCCAACGCACATGAATTTATTGAACAACTCGATGAGCGTTACCAAAGCAATGTGGGCGATCGCGGTTCACGTTTATCGGGCGGACAAAAACAGCGTATTGCCATTGCCAGAGCATTGTATAAAAATCCTCCGATTTTAATTCTGGATGAAGCCACCTCCGCATTAGATACCGAATCGGAACGTTTGGTACAGGATGCACTGCAACATTTAATGGAAAACCGCACAACGCTGGTTATTGCGCATCGATTAAGCACCATTCAGCATGCGGATGAAATTATTGTAATGGATCAGGGTGAAATTGTTGAACGCGGCAATCACCAGGTGCTTTATGCGAAAAACGGCATGTACAGAAAACTTTGTGATTTACAAAGCTTCAATTAATCAACTAAATTTTTAGTTGAACCCCATTAACCTTCTACGGGAAATGAATCGAGAATAGAATCGAGTATGGAATAAATTATTTCCGGTTCATATTCGGTAACCAGTTTATTTCTGAATTCCTTAAAATGGGGAATGTTGCGGAAGTAATTGGCGTAATGTCTCCGCATTTCCACCACTCCTTCACGTTCACCTTTCCACTTCACGGAAAAATCGAGATGTTCGCGTGCAGCTGCAACTCGTTCGCTGAGATCCGGTGGTGCTAAAAGTTCACCTGTAGCGAGATAATGTTTTACCTCGCGAAAAATCCATGGGTAACCAATGCTTGCCCGTCCAATCATAATTCCGTCCACCCCATATTTTTCCTTCATCAATTTAGCTTTCTGGGGCGAATCGACATCGCCATTTCCGAAAATCGGGATTTTAATGCGTGGATTATTTTTCACCTCACCAATCAAGGTCCAGTCTGCCTCTCCCTTATACATCTGAGCACGGGTTCTTCCATGAATACTGAGCGCCTGAATACCGATGTCCTGAAGCCGTTCTGCCACCTCCAGAATGTTTTTGGTAGAATCATCCCACCCTAATCTCGT includes:
- a CDS encoding class I SAM-dependent methyltransferase, which translates into the protein MDYDPIKNSLGAFFNQGPFARRLFYKILDTLLLRSWHIHREIRKWKRSAPSAVHILDAGSGFGQYSWFMSKQGRKWSILGVDVKRDYVADCNDFFRSQNKPHVFFRSEDLLEFEQKEAFNLILSVDVMEHIEDDRRVFSHFYESLKTGGVLLISTPSDLGGSDVKNNNGASFISEHVRNGYSAQEIKEKLKAAGFCKVKVHYSYGVPGKLAWKMAMKWPMKMLNSSMGMILFMPFYYMIFILPIIILHYMDTYTPHRSGTGLIVRAEKNGAGSNCN
- the rbfA gene encoding 30S ribosome-binding factor RbfA — protein: MSTIRQQKVAALLQKELGTFFQRESVTYFGGSMITVTVVRMSPDLAMAKVYISIYGGPPREEVFRFIVSQTKEIRYKIGQETGKQLRVVPELAFYLDDSINYAQEIDRLLKK
- a CDS encoding glycosyltransferase family 25 protein: MQENRSILYFVLHVKAGYEDRERFMQTQLDDLKINFQWVLEHDMSELDPAYIAAHFTKEMEGIQPAVSCAMKHIQAWKNVMESDAKGAVIFEDDMVLHADFNSWINRFILEAEQKVNENKSKVFISLENSLLTFIPSSQKIEGQYLYPAKNPRCAGAYYLSKEAAGLLYRRFLEQAMEVPVDWWMGNMVNELGITLYWSEPTVAEQGSHNGMFRSGIDDKPKSVFRRINFIVQKGYKKLLSRFR
- a CDS encoding ABC transporter ATP-binding protein/permease; translation: MKLLKRLLFYARPYHHYLPENLIYTFFGIVFGLLNFTMLIPLLNLLFGTAQELAPAPDLPEFSFSISYLSTLFNHYFLSIAHESGKMDALGFVCIIIGISTLLANFFRYMAIRVLVRLKLSMLQKIRIALYDKLSEQSLSFFNRRKKGDLLSTVTNDVQEIEFSVISSFQTLMRDPFIILSYFLALFYISPSLTLFTLFFFPVSGLIISQISKRLKKKGYFSQELLGKILHTTDETLIGIKIIQAFRAGGLFRENFRKLNGDFTRNSKSLFNQREMASPISELLGVTVIIVVVMYGGHLVLEGELGGSTFITYLALYSQILQPAKNLGTAITNMQRGLVSAERIFEILDAPVAIKDKNDAQPISGFHHSVKFNQVSFAYDEKEVIRNVSFEIEKGKMIALVGRSGSGKSTLADLLLRFQDCKSGSVTIDGVDLRDIQLDSLRAQIGLVNQEPILFNDSIFNNITMGAAGADPEKVKAAAISANAHEFIEQLDERYQSNVGDRGSRLSGGQKQRIAIARALYKNPPILILDEATSALDTESERLVQDALQHLMENRTTLVIAHRLSTIQHADEIIVMDQGEIVERGNHQVLYAKNGMYRKLCDLQSFN
- the dusB gene encoding tRNA dihydrouridine synthase DusB; translation: MVKIGNIELGEFPLLLAPMEDVSDPPFRALCKKHGVDLMYTEFISSEGLIRDAWKSRRKLDIFEYERPIGIQIFGGERDAMVKAAEICEGADPDLIDINYGCPVKKVVCKDAGAGILKNIDKMVMLTEAVVKAVKKPVTVKTRLGWDDSTKNILEVAERLQDIGIQALSIHGRTRAQMYKGEADWTLIGEVKNNPRIKIPIFGNGDVDSPQKAKLMKEKYGVDGIMIGRASIGYPWIFREVKHYLATGELLAPPDLSERVAAAREHLDFSVKWKGEREGVVEMRRHYANYFRNIPHFKEFRNKLVTEYEPEIIYSILDSILDSFPVEG